A genome region from Scleropages formosus chromosome 6, fSclFor1.1, whole genome shotgun sequence includes the following:
- the lhx3 gene encoding LIM/homeobox protein Lhx3 isoform X2, translating into MLLENPGSSCQNLGNYSRYSSAQGKKIPVCAGCNQHITDRFILKVLDRHWHSKCLRCSDCQAQLADKCFSRGDSVYCKEDFFKRFGTKCAACQQGIPPTQVVRRAQDFVYHLHCFACIVCKRQLATGDEYYLMEDSRLVCKADYETAKQREADSTAKRPRTTITAKQLETLKNAYNNSPKPARHVREQLSSETGLDMRVVQVWFQNRRAKEKRLKKDAGRQRWGQYFRSMKRSRGGSKSDKDSVQEEGMDSDAEVSFTDEPAVPDVSHSNGLYSSLSETSPAIGRQGGSHGNFPLEQGVVQPQDQYHDIRSSSPYGLPQSPGSLQALPGHQPLISSLVYPDSGLSIMTQGGHPGMTPAMRAMGGGNGPSSDLSTGSSGGYPDFPASPASWLDEVDHTQF; encoded by the exons AGATCCCAGTTTGCGCTGGCTGCAATCAGCACATCACAGACAGGTTCATCCTCAAGGTCCTCGACCGGCACTGGCACAGCAAGTGTCTGAGATGCAGCGACTGTCAGGCACAGCTGGCGGACAAGTGCTTCAGCAGGGGTGACAGTGTGTACTGTAAGGAGGACTTCTTCAA GAGATTTGGGACCAAATGTGCCGCATGCCAGCAGGGTATTCCGCCCACGCAGGTGGTGCGGCGGGCACAGGACTTTGTGTACCACCTGCACTGCTTTGCATGCATCGTGTGCAAGAGGCAGCTGGCCACGGGGGACGAGTACTACCTGATGGAGGACAGCAGATTGGTGTGCAAGGCGGACTACGAGACAGCCAAGCAGAGGG AGGCAGACTCTACTGCGAAAAGACCGCGGACCACTATCACAGCCAAACAGCTGGAGACCCTGAAAAACGCCTACAACAACTCTCCTAAACCCGCCAGGCACGTTCGAGAGCAGCTGTCGTCAGAAACGGGCCTGGATATGAGAGTGGTTCAG GTATGGTTCCAGAACAGGCGTGCCAAGGAGAAGAGGCTGAAGAAGGATGCTGGACGGCAAAGGTGGGGTCAGTACTTCCGCAGCATGAAGAGGTCGCGGGGCGGCTCAAAATCGGACAAGGACAGCGTTCAGGAAGAGGGCATGGACAGCGACGCAGAGGTGTCCTTCACAG ATGAGCCTGCTGTGCCAGATGTCAGCCACTCCAATGGGCTGTACAGCAGCCTGAGCGAGACATCCCCAGCTATTGGTCGCCAGGGTGGTAGCCATGGCAACTTCCCCCTGGAGCAAGGGGTCGTCCAGCCACAGGATCAGTACCACGACATCCGATCGAGCAGTCCCTATGGCCTTCCCCAGTCACCGGGATCCCTTCAAGCCCTGCCTGGACATCAGCCACTCATCTCCAGCCTCGTCTACCCTGACTCAGGCCTGTCCATCATGACCCAAGGCGGGCATCCCGGCATGACCCCAGCCATGCGGGCGATGGGAGGCGGCAATGGCCCCAGTTCGGACTTGTCCACGGGCAGCAGCGGAGGCTACCCAGACTTCCCGGCAAGCCCCGCCTCCTGGCTCGATGAGGTGGACCACACTCAGTTCTGA
- the lhx3 gene encoding LIM/homeobox protein Lhx3 isoform X3: MLLENPGSSCQNLGNYSRYSSAQEIPVCAGCNQHITDRFILKVLDRHWHSKCLRCSDCQAQLADKCFSRGDSVYCKEDFFKRFGTKCAACQQGIPPTQVVRRAQDFVYHLHCFACIVCKRQLATGDEYYLMEDSRLVCKADYETAKQREADSTAKRPRTTITAKQLETLKNAYNNSPKPARHVREQLSSETGLDMRVVQVWFQNRRAKEKRLKKDAGRQRWGQYFRSMKRSRGGSKSDKDSVQEEGMDSDAEVSFTDEPAVPDVSHSNGLYSSLSETSPAIGRQGGSHGNFPLEQGVVQPQDQYHDIRSSSPYGLPQSPGSLQALPGHQPLISSLVYPDSGLSIMTQGGHPGMTPAMRAMGGGNGPSSDLSTGSSGGYPDFPASPASWLDEVDHTQF, translated from the exons AGATCCCAGTTTGCGCTGGCTGCAATCAGCACATCACAGACAGGTTCATCCTCAAGGTCCTCGACCGGCACTGGCACAGCAAGTGTCTGAGATGCAGCGACTGTCAGGCACAGCTGGCGGACAAGTGCTTCAGCAGGGGTGACAGTGTGTACTGTAAGGAGGACTTCTTCAA GAGATTTGGGACCAAATGTGCCGCATGCCAGCAGGGTATTCCGCCCACGCAGGTGGTGCGGCGGGCACAGGACTTTGTGTACCACCTGCACTGCTTTGCATGCATCGTGTGCAAGAGGCAGCTGGCCACGGGGGACGAGTACTACCTGATGGAGGACAGCAGATTGGTGTGCAAGGCGGACTACGAGACAGCCAAGCAGAGGG AGGCAGACTCTACTGCGAAAAGACCGCGGACCACTATCACAGCCAAACAGCTGGAGACCCTGAAAAACGCCTACAACAACTCTCCTAAACCCGCCAGGCACGTTCGAGAGCAGCTGTCGTCAGAAACGGGCCTGGATATGAGAGTGGTTCAG GTATGGTTCCAGAACAGGCGTGCCAAGGAGAAGAGGCTGAAGAAGGATGCTGGACGGCAAAGGTGGGGTCAGTACTTCCGCAGCATGAAGAGGTCGCGGGGCGGCTCAAAATCGGACAAGGACAGCGTTCAGGAAGAGGGCATGGACAGCGACGCAGAGGTGTCCTTCACAG ATGAGCCTGCTGTGCCAGATGTCAGCCACTCCAATGGGCTGTACAGCAGCCTGAGCGAGACATCCCCAGCTATTGGTCGCCAGGGTGGTAGCCATGGCAACTTCCCCCTGGAGCAAGGGGTCGTCCAGCCACAGGATCAGTACCACGACATCCGATCGAGCAGTCCCTATGGCCTTCCCCAGTCACCGGGATCCCTTCAAGCCCTGCCTGGACATCAGCCACTCATCTCCAGCCTCGTCTACCCTGACTCAGGCCTGTCCATCATGACCCAAGGCGGGCATCCCGGCATGACCCCAGCCATGCGGGCGATGGGAGGCGGCAATGGCCCCAGTTCGGACTTGTCCACGGGCAGCAGCGGAGGCTACCCAGACTTCCCGGCAAGCCCCGCCTCCTGGCTCGATGAGGTGGACCACACTCAGTTCTGA
- the lhx3 gene encoding LIM/homeobox protein Lhx3 isoform X1, protein MDAFNGRNSPKNTANNTEILLALLAQNEDLRKEIPVCAGCNQHITDRFILKVLDRHWHSKCLRCSDCQAQLADKCFSRGDSVYCKEDFFKRFGTKCAACQQGIPPTQVVRRAQDFVYHLHCFACIVCKRQLATGDEYYLMEDSRLVCKADYETAKQREADSTAKRPRTTITAKQLETLKNAYNNSPKPARHVREQLSSETGLDMRVVQVWFQNRRAKEKRLKKDAGRQRWGQYFRSMKRSRGGSKSDKDSVQEEGMDSDAEVSFTDEPAVPDVSHSNGLYSSLSETSPAIGRQGGSHGNFPLEQGVVQPQDQYHDIRSSSPYGLPQSPGSLQALPGHQPLISSLVYPDSGLSIMTQGGHPGMTPAMRAMGGGNGPSSDLSTGSSGGYPDFPASPASWLDEVDHTQF, encoded by the exons AGATCCCAGTTTGCGCTGGCTGCAATCAGCACATCACAGACAGGTTCATCCTCAAGGTCCTCGACCGGCACTGGCACAGCAAGTGTCTGAGATGCAGCGACTGTCAGGCACAGCTGGCGGACAAGTGCTTCAGCAGGGGTGACAGTGTGTACTGTAAGGAGGACTTCTTCAA GAGATTTGGGACCAAATGTGCCGCATGCCAGCAGGGTATTCCGCCCACGCAGGTGGTGCGGCGGGCACAGGACTTTGTGTACCACCTGCACTGCTTTGCATGCATCGTGTGCAAGAGGCAGCTGGCCACGGGGGACGAGTACTACCTGATGGAGGACAGCAGATTGGTGTGCAAGGCGGACTACGAGACAGCCAAGCAGAGGG AGGCAGACTCTACTGCGAAAAGACCGCGGACCACTATCACAGCCAAACAGCTGGAGACCCTGAAAAACGCCTACAACAACTCTCCTAAACCCGCCAGGCACGTTCGAGAGCAGCTGTCGTCAGAAACGGGCCTGGATATGAGAGTGGTTCAG GTATGGTTCCAGAACAGGCGTGCCAAGGAGAAGAGGCTGAAGAAGGATGCTGGACGGCAAAGGTGGGGTCAGTACTTCCGCAGCATGAAGAGGTCGCGGGGCGGCTCAAAATCGGACAAGGACAGCGTTCAGGAAGAGGGCATGGACAGCGACGCAGAGGTGTCCTTCACAG ATGAGCCTGCTGTGCCAGATGTCAGCCACTCCAATGGGCTGTACAGCAGCCTGAGCGAGACATCCCCAGCTATTGGTCGCCAGGGTGGTAGCCATGGCAACTTCCCCCTGGAGCAAGGGGTCGTCCAGCCACAGGATCAGTACCACGACATCCGATCGAGCAGTCCCTATGGCCTTCCCCAGTCACCGGGATCCCTTCAAGCCCTGCCTGGACATCAGCCACTCATCTCCAGCCTCGTCTACCCTGACTCAGGCCTGTCCATCATGACCCAAGGCGGGCATCCCGGCATGACCCCAGCCATGCGGGCGATGGGAGGCGGCAATGGCCCCAGTTCGGACTTGTCCACGGGCAGCAGCGGAGGCTACCCAGACTTCCCGGCAAGCCCCGCCTCCTGGCTCGATGAGGTGGACCACACTCAGTTCTGA